The Thermococcus thermotolerans genome contains a region encoding:
- a CDS encoding magnesium-dependent phosphatase-1: MKLLVLDLDGTLWDHEDASRLTPPYEFHDDYLIDSNGGELHLFPGVREFLEWARDRFVLSIASWNVEERVRPILEGFGLWDYFVSPKIEFHPHKADMTRRTLEEMKSAGYEIDRVIYIDDRDIHLDEIKMELPGVHFVHMWVDVKSFEELRKLLERMG; the protein is encoded by the coding sequence ATGAAGCTCCTAGTTCTTGACCTAGACGGCACACTCTGGGATCACGAGGATGCATCCAGGCTTACGCCTCCCTACGAGTTTCACGACGATTATCTAATTGATTCCAACGGAGGGGAACTTCACCTTTTCCCGGGAGTCAGGGAGTTTCTCGAATGGGCAAGAGATAGGTTCGTTCTGAGCATAGCGAGCTGGAACGTTGAGGAGAGGGTCAGGCCGATCCTTGAGGGCTTTGGACTCTGGGACTACTTCGTTTCTCCAAAGATAGAGTTTCATCCGCATAAGGCTGACATGACAAGGAGAACGCTTGAAGAGATGAAGTCCGCGGGATATGAAATTGACCGTGTAATTTACATCGACGACAGGGACATACACCTCGATGAAATCAAGATGGAGCTTCCGGGGGTTCACTTCGTCCATATGTGGGTGGACGTAAAGTCTTTTGAGGAGCTGAGGAAACTTTTGGAAAGGATGGGGTGA
- a CDS encoding DUF366 family protein, with product MELLIVKDRDIDYDGSAIGSHWAYRNFGILGNSLVVFRGKCDVKVEEMIDIEDLRASKEIKSDDMVHYIIEVFDLVNALFASALQKLFIAKLCEVLAEYGIKTTRKGDDIYVNGKKLSISIATVSPVSVKIHIGINVEAKGIPEGVDAIGLKELGITDVEGFMERTGKALVEEFDKVKKDSLKVRWAQ from the coding sequence ATGGAGCTGCTCATCGTGAAGGATAGGGATATAGACTACGATGGTTCCGCGATAGGAAGCCACTGGGCCTACAGGAACTTTGGAATACTCGGGAACTCGCTGGTCGTTTTTCGTGGAAAGTGCGACGTTAAAGTGGAGGAGATGATCGACATCGAAGATTTGAGGGCGAGCAAGGAGATCAAGAGCGACGACATGGTGCACTACATCATTGAAGTCTTTGATCTCGTCAACGCCCTCTTCGCCTCAGCACTCCAGAAGCTCTTCATAGCCAAGCTCTGCGAAGTTCTGGCTGAATATGGAATAAAAACGACGAGAAAGGGCGACGACATCTACGTGAACGGAAAGAAGCTCAGCATCTCTATAGCCACCGTTTCACCCGTCAGCGTCAAGATTCACATCGGGATAAACGTGGAAGCAAAGGGAATCCCGGAGGGCGTTGATGCCATCGGCCTCAAGGAGCTCGGCATCACCGATGTGGAGGGCTTCATGGAGAGGACCGGAAAGGCCCTCGTCGAGGAGTTCGACAAGGTAAAGAAGGACAGCCTGAAGGTTCGGTGGGCTCAGTAG
- a CDS encoding diacylglycerol/polyprenol kinase family protein produces MLPGWIPYAGIAAAFILLAIGLTKRLGPEWAWVNRKIIHFSIVPAVLMFHYGKIPPEVFSAAAFVFGLFQLWPHLKKREFSWYQIEHNYGEVFFAFSASLVPMVLPKEYATALLLAMAISDGVTGIIRHFYFKRHGFNVKLKKHWTGSAGYFLTALVIAFLLLDTAAIGKIGWAVILTLAEYQGWVDDNLAVPVVGGVLSLIY; encoded by the coding sequence ATGCTCCCCGGCTGGATACCCTATGCCGGCATCGCCGCTGCCTTCATACTCCTCGCCATAGGGCTCACGAAAAGGCTCGGGCCGGAATGGGCCTGGGTGAACAGGAAGATAATCCACTTCAGCATCGTCCCTGCAGTTCTGATGTTCCACTACGGAAAAATACCTCCCGAGGTCTTCAGCGCTGCGGCGTTCGTCTTCGGCCTATTTCAGCTCTGGCCGCACCTCAAAAAGAGGGAGTTCTCGTGGTATCAGATAGAGCACAACTACGGCGAGGTCTTCTTTGCATTCTCCGCCTCTCTCGTGCCGATGGTTCTGCCGAAGGAATACGCCACCGCCCTGCTACTGGCGATGGCAATAAGCGACGGGGTAACCGGAATAATCAGGCACTTCTACTTCAAACGGCACGGCTTCAACGTCAAGCTGAAGAAGCACTGGACGGGAAGCGCTGGATACTTCCTAACGGCTCTCGTTATAGCGTTTCTGTTGCTCGACACGGCAGCGATAGGAAAAATAGGGTGGGCAGTCATCTTGACACTGGCAGAATACCAGGGCTGGGTCGATGATAACCTGGCGGTTCCGGTGGTTGGAGGCGTTCTCTCCCTCATCTACTGA
- a CDS encoding PhoI: protein MEVELERMQVFFPASLEIQEELLKAGFKVPYDKGSGRKTPIPVVVSSLGERRIRRSRLLKAKDFESDGKFALVQGERALLELEPTDRGFLILRPKPIEYHLEEIGFTSIPPRVWGTWASFSLPFSAYGELVDFLGDFRDDNGNGLYTASRGSGGRIEVYAYKGRSRRDLGIPVFGYSLGLHGLMLFEEYLGEKAEENDVPKERLRYLKLGLKKGRETKAGLKVGIVWENGRPVEITLKLSTTEPRIRIQGLYGELVGKSRGELVRTDDWYIIVHASDFITALEAVGKAFGGNSY from the coding sequence ATGGAGGTTGAGCTGGAGAGAATGCAGGTATTCTTCCCGGCATCGCTTGAGATACAGGAGGAACTTCTCAAAGCTGGCTTCAAGGTACCCTACGATAAGGGAAGCGGAAGGAAAACACCGATCCCGGTAGTGGTGAGTTCGCTGGGAGAGAGGAGAATACGACGGAGCCGGCTCCTGAAGGCCAAAGACTTCGAAAGCGATGGGAAGTTTGCATTGGTGCAAGGTGAAAGGGCACTGCTGGAACTGGAGCCCACGGATAGGGGATTCCTGATACTGAGACCAAAGCCGATCGAGTACCACCTCGAAGAAATCGGATTCACCTCGATTCCTCCGAGGGTGTGGGGAACGTGGGCAAGCTTTTCGCTCCCATTTTCGGCGTACGGTGAACTGGTTGATTTCCTGGGCGATTTCAGGGACGATAACGGAAACGGACTCTACACAGCCTCCCGGGGCTCGGGCGGAAGGATAGAGGTCTACGCTTACAAGGGGAGAAGCAGGAGAGACCTGGGAATTCCGGTTTTCGGGTATTCACTAGGGCTTCACGGACTGATGCTGTTCGAGGAGTACCTGGGAGAAAAGGCCGAGGAAAATGACGTTCCGAAGGAGAGACTCCGCTACCTCAAGCTCGGCCTGAAAAAGGGGAGAGAAACAAAAGCCGGCCTCAAGGTGGGAATCGTCTGGGAAAACGGGAGGCCTGTCGAGATAACGCTCAAGCTCTCGACGACCGAACCCAGAATCAGGATTCAAGGACTTTATGGCGAGCTCGTCGGAAAGTCCCGGGGAGAACTCGTGAGAACGGATGACTGGTATATCATCGTCCACGCGAGCGATTTCATCACCGCCCTGGAGGCCGTTGGAAAGGCCTTCGGGGGCAACTCATATTAA
- the lysS gene encoding lysine--tRNA ligase, with protein MVHWADYMAEKIIRERGDKDEYVVESGITPSGYVHIGNFREFFTAYIVGHALRDRGKKVRHIHMWDDYDRFRKVPKNVPPEWKEHLTRPVREVPDPWGCHDSYAEHFMELFESEVEKLGIEVDFLHAYELYKSGEYAEEIKLALQKRDEIKAVLDKYRERAKQPPLEEDWQPVMVYCPKCRREAEFVSWDGEWKVSYKCLHCGSEGETDIREGNVKLRWRVDWPMRWAHFRVDFEPAGKDHLAAGGSYDTGREIVEKAFGWPAPITLMYEFVGIKGQKGKMSGSKGNVILLSDLYKVLEPGIIRFIYAKARPNKELKIDLGLGLLNLYDEFDKVERIYFGLERAKNPEEEEELKRTYELSMPKVPARLTAQAPFRFLVTLVQMPHLDENGIIRVLQEQGHVPRELSEDDVERVRLRIRLAKNWVEKYAPDNVKFSILEAPPDIELRPEVREAMLEVAEWLGSHGSFTVDELNNALFDIAKKRGILSKEWFKALYNVFIGKDRGPRLAPFLASLNRDFVIRRLRMEG; from the coding sequence ATGGTTCACTGGGCGGATTACATGGCTGAAAAGATAATTCGGGAAAGGGGCGATAAGGATGAATACGTCGTCGAGAGTGGTATAACCCCGAGCGGTTACGTTCACATAGGGAACTTCAGGGAGTTCTTTACGGCCTATATAGTCGGCCACGCCTTGAGGGACAGGGGAAAGAAGGTCAGGCACATCCACATGTGGGATGACTACGACCGCTTTAGGAAGGTCCCAAAGAACGTTCCACCGGAGTGGAAGGAGCACCTTACGAGGCCGGTTAGGGAAGTTCCCGATCCCTGGGGCTGCCACGACAGCTACGCGGAGCACTTCATGGAGCTCTTCGAGAGCGAGGTTGAGAAGCTCGGCATAGAGGTAGACTTCCTCCATGCCTACGAGCTGTACAAGTCCGGTGAATACGCCGAAGAGATAAAGCTAGCTCTCCAAAAGCGCGATGAGATAAAGGCCGTCCTCGACAAGTACCGTGAGAGGGCCAAGCAGCCGCCCCTCGAAGAGGACTGGCAGCCGGTCATGGTTTACTGCCCGAAGTGCAGGAGAGAAGCTGAGTTCGTTTCCTGGGACGGCGAGTGGAAGGTCTCCTACAAGTGTCTCCACTGCGGCAGTGAGGGCGAGACCGACATAAGGGAAGGCAACGTCAAGCTCCGCTGGCGCGTTGACTGGCCGATGCGCTGGGCACATTTCAGGGTGGACTTCGAGCCGGCCGGAAAGGACCACCTGGCAGCTGGTGGCTCGTACGACACCGGCAGGGAGATAGTGGAGAAAGCCTTTGGCTGGCCCGCGCCTATAACGCTCATGTATGAGTTCGTCGGAATAAAGGGTCAGAAGGGCAAGATGAGCGGTTCAAAGGGCAACGTTATACTCCTCAGCGACCTCTACAAGGTTCTTGAGCCGGGAATAATACGCTTCATATACGCCAAGGCGAGGCCGAACAAAGAGCTCAAGATAGACCTAGGTCTCGGCCTTCTCAACCTCTACGACGAGTTCGATAAGGTTGAGAGGATTTACTTCGGCCTTGAGCGGGCGAAGAACCCGGAGGAGGAAGAGGAGCTCAAGAGGACCTACGAGCTCTCGATGCCGAAGGTTCCCGCCAGGCTGACCGCACAGGCCCCCTTCAGGTTCCTTGTTACGCTCGTTCAGATGCCCCACCTCGACGAGAATGGAATAATCCGCGTCCTTCAGGAGCAGGGTCACGTTCCGAGAGAGCTGAGTGAAGATGACGTCGAGCGGGTAAGGCTCCGCATAAGGCTCGCCAAGAACTGGGTTGAGAAGTACGCCCCGGACAACGTGAAGTTCAGCATCCTGGAGGCGCCACCAGACATTGAACTGAGGCCCGAGGTAAGGGAGGCCATGCTTGAGGTCGCTGAGTGGCTCGGCTCTCACGGGAGCTTCACCGTTGACGAACTCAACAACGCGCTCTTTGATATCGCAAAGAAGCGTGGAATTTTGAGCAAAGAGTGGTTCAAAGCTTTGTACAACGTCTTCATCGGCAAGGACCGTGGGCCAAGGCTGGCGCCTTTTCTGGCCTCCCTCAACAGGGACTTCGTGATAAGGCGCCTCCGCATGGAGGGCTGA
- a CDS encoding indolepyruvate oxidoreductase subunit beta, which translates to MEFNLIITGVGGQGGLTLSRIVGNAAMHEGYNVRIGETLGMSQRYGSVLSYLRFGDEVYSPLIEEGRANLMLALEPAEALRNARFLGKNSHAVVNAYPIHTATTLVGKEKYPELEEIRNAIGRICPVDMLNFQREAEGINPRTLGVLMLGYAFGKGLVPLRKESLLEGIRLTLREKLWEVNFRALERGIELSKA; encoded by the coding sequence ATGGAGTTCAACCTCATAATCACCGGTGTCGGCGGGCAGGGCGGTTTGACCCTCTCAAGGATAGTGGGAAACGCCGCCATGCACGAAGGCTACAACGTGAGAATAGGTGAAACCCTTGGAATGAGCCAGCGCTATGGAAGCGTTCTGAGCTACCTCCGCTTCGGCGATGAGGTTTACTCACCCCTCATCGAGGAAGGCAGAGCAAACCTCATGCTCGCCCTTGAACCCGCCGAGGCGCTGAGGAACGCTCGGTTTTTGGGGAAGAATAGTCACGCAGTGGTCAACGCCTACCCGATCCACACGGCAACGACCCTCGTCGGGAAGGAGAAGTATCCAGAGCTGGAGGAGATAAGGAATGCCATCGGTAGGATCTGTCCTGTCGACATGCTCAACTTCCAGCGCGAGGCAGAGGGGATAAACCCCAGAACCCTCGGCGTCCTCATGCTCGGCTACGCGTTTGGTAAAGGTCTGGTGCCCCTCAGGAAGGAGTCATTGCTGGAGGGGATAAGGCTCACCCTCCGGGAGAAGCTATGGGAGGTCAACTTCAGAGCCCTTGAGCGGGGAATAGAGCTTTCCAAGGCATGA
- a CDS encoding MFS transporter, which translates to MFQGYGRDAKILIAANAAGQLFLQFSIFIMPFYLTVLGYNMAAMGTFFSIQTFTGGLFFLIAGQVSLRLGYRRTLIISALLGLAGRLLQVAAINDYVLALGFFLVGANMGLRQPNFTALLSEEVGEEQRHHAFSISFGIGTIFNALGVLIAGFAPGLFVGLGLSEGIAYRLVISLALLQFALVIPALLIIRDVPVKNPRINWNRELVVKILKFSLPSALIGFGAGITIPYMSLYFKLQFGQTLAAISGIFFFQQLAMGLGSFGLPRLVHRIGPVKVITSFQSIAAFLFAIFPSIETFLLAALLYVVRSILMNIVWPINDSFMMGFFSTEEKATAAGIRRAFSTFMRGGGNYVGGLLFGMSLSYPFYATALLYVIATAIFYAFFIKHNE; encoded by the coding sequence ATGTTCCAGGGCTACGGCAGAGACGCAAAGATACTCATAGCGGCAAACGCAGCCGGCCAGCTGTTCCTCCAGTTCTCAATATTCATCATGCCGTTCTATCTGACCGTTCTGGGATACAATATGGCCGCCATGGGGACGTTCTTTTCAATACAGACGTTCACGGGGGGACTGTTCTTCCTGATAGCCGGTCAGGTCTCACTGAGGCTGGGTTATAGAAGAACCCTCATCATCTCCGCCCTTCTCGGGCTGGCCGGGAGGCTCCTCCAGGTGGCCGCGATAAACGACTACGTACTCGCTTTAGGCTTCTTTCTGGTTGGAGCAAATATGGGTCTGAGACAGCCAAACTTTACTGCACTGCTCAGTGAGGAAGTCGGCGAGGAGCAGAGACATCACGCGTTCTCGATAAGCTTCGGCATAGGGACAATATTCAACGCCCTGGGGGTCCTCATAGCCGGCTTTGCCCCGGGCCTTTTCGTGGGCCTCGGGCTGAGCGAGGGGATAGCCTACAGGCTGGTCATCTCGCTGGCGCTCCTCCAGTTTGCCCTAGTGATTCCTGCCTTACTCATAATCCGCGATGTTCCCGTGAAGAATCCAAGGATAAACTGGAACCGCGAGCTGGTCGTCAAGATACTCAAGTTCTCCCTTCCAAGTGCGCTGATAGGCTTTGGCGCAGGGATAACCATACCGTACATGAGCCTCTACTTTAAGCTCCAGTTCGGACAGACGCTCGCGGCAATAAGCGGGATATTCTTTTTCCAGCAACTGGCCATGGGTCTCGGCTCCTTCGGCCTTCCAAGGCTGGTTCACAGGATAGGGCCTGTGAAGGTGATAACGTCCTTCCAGAGCATAGCGGCCTTTCTCTTCGCGATATTCCCCTCGATAGAGACCTTCCTGTTAGCGGCACTGCTATACGTCGTCCGCTCCATTCTCATGAACATAGTCTGGCCCATAAACGACTCCTTTATGATGGGCTTCTTCTCGACCGAGGAGAAGGCAACGGCCGCTGGAATAAGGAGGGCCTTCTCGACCTTTATGAGAGGAGGAGGGAACTACGTCGGCGGTCTGCTCTTCGGCATGTCCCTGAGCTATCCGTTCTACGCGACCGCTCTGCTTTACGTTATAGCGACGGCGATATTCTACGCCTTCTTCATAAAGCACAACGAGTGA
- a CDS encoding phosphate signaling complex PhoU family protein → MEFRKIQFTGRSSYIISLPKKWVREHNLTQGDVVPLSINPDGSITIFPKEPKDVSEKKILRISREYSPDMAVRLVISAYIQGYDVLEIHLAEEMPIYKVKIRKILQSLPGVEIILDEPQRIVAKSLLDEEEVNLAELLNRIRSLIISMLGDLELLIASPGDGEILRDINDLENELDRFYFLIIRAVNRLLNKRGVTEESGIIKRTFDLLGILFIVRNIERIGDHIMRIAENPGAVNIQYLKEKFGHVMAQIEERDLGKIDRLMLELKEEIRSIDYRQSIALESYRRILEYLENIGETIINMALS, encoded by the coding sequence ATGGAGTTCAGGAAAATCCAATTTACCGGCAGGAGTTCATACATAATATCCCTGCCCAAAAAGTGGGTTCGGGAACACAACCTCACCCAGGGCGACGTGGTTCCGCTCTCAATAAACCCCGATGGCAGCATAACCATATTCCCAAAGGAGCCCAAAGATGTGAGTGAGAAAAAGATCCTCCGCATCTCCAGGGAGTACTCGCCCGACATGGCGGTCAGGCTCGTTATCTCTGCCTACATTCAGGGTTACGACGTCCTTGAGATTCACCTCGCTGAGGAGATGCCGATATACAAGGTCAAGATAAGGAAGATTCTCCAGAGCCTTCCGGGGGTTGAGATAATACTTGACGAGCCCCAGAGAATAGTTGCCAAGAGCCTCCTCGATGAGGAGGAGGTTAACCTGGCCGAGCTCCTCAACAGGATTCGCTCGCTCATCATATCGATGCTCGGCGACCTTGAGCTTCTCATTGCCTCTCCCGGGGACGGGGAGATCCTCCGCGACATAAACGACCTTGAGAACGAGCTGGACAGGTTCTACTTCCTCATAATCCGTGCAGTCAACCGGCTCCTCAACAAGCGTGGCGTTACGGAGGAGAGCGGCATAATAAAGAGGACTTTTGACCTTCTCGGGATACTGTTCATAGTGCGCAACATAGAGCGCATAGGGGATCACATAATGAGGATAGCCGAAAACCCGGGGGCTGTGAACATCCAGTACCTCAAGGAAAAGTTTGGTCATGTGATGGCCCAGATAGAGGAGAGGGACCTTGGCAAGATAGACAGGCTCATGCTTGAGCTGAAGGAGGAGATACGCTCCATCGACTACCGGCAGTCAATAGCCCTTGAGAGCTACCGGAGAATCCTGGAGTACCTTGAGAACATTGGGGAAACAATAATCAACATGGCTCTGAGCTGA
- a CDS encoding isoaspartyl peptidase/L-asparaginase family protein, whose translation MPAIIVHGGAGTIRKEERIPKVIEGVKEAVLAGWRELKRGSALDAVEEAVKALEDNPLFNAGTGSVLTLDGKVEMDAAIMRGKTLEAGAVAGIWGVKNPISVARKVMEKTDHVLLNGEGAVKFARLMGFEEYNPITDERLKQWEELRRKLIERGETKHWKKLNELIKEYPEVLRSTVGAVAFDGEEVVAGTSTGGVFLKMFGRVGDTPIIGGGTYANEVAGASCTGLGEVAIKLALAKSATDFVRLGMDAQAASDAAISLATRYFGRDTMGIIMVDSKGNVGFAKNTKHMSYAFMQDGMEGPEAGV comes from the coding sequence ATGCCAGCGATAATAGTCCACGGCGGTGCCGGTACTATACGGAAAGAGGAGCGCATTCCAAAGGTCATCGAGGGTGTCAAGGAGGCAGTTCTGGCCGGATGGCGCGAACTCAAGAGGGGCTCTGCTTTGGATGCGGTTGAGGAGGCAGTCAAGGCCCTGGAAGACAACCCACTCTTCAACGCTGGAACCGGGAGCGTTTTGACACTCGACGGAAAGGTCGAGATGGACGCGGCAATAATGCGCGGCAAAACGCTTGAAGCGGGCGCCGTCGCCGGGATCTGGGGGGTCAAGAATCCGATAAGCGTCGCTCGAAAGGTCATGGAGAAGACCGACCACGTGCTCCTCAACGGTGAGGGAGCGGTAAAGTTCGCCAGGCTCATGGGCTTCGAGGAGTACAATCCCATAACAGACGAGAGGCTGAAGCAGTGGGAGGAGCTCAGGAGGAAGCTCATCGAGAGGGGCGAAACGAAGCACTGGAAGAAGCTCAACGAGCTTATCAAGGAGTATCCCGAAGTCCTCAGGAGCACCGTTGGTGCGGTCGCCTTTGACGGCGAGGAGGTCGTTGCCGGAACGTCCACCGGAGGGGTCTTCCTCAAGATGTTCGGCAGGGTCGGCGACACGCCGATAATCGGAGGCGGAACCTACGCCAATGAAGTGGCAGGGGCCTCCTGCACGGGCCTGGGGGAGGTGGCCATAAAGCTTGCCCTTGCCAAGAGCGCCACCGACTTTGTCCGCCTCGGAATGGACGCTCAGGCTGCAAGCGACGCAGCCATAAGCCTCGCAACGCGCTACTTCGGCAGGGACACGATGGGCATCATCATGGTTGACTCTAAAGGCAACGTCGGCTTCGCCAAGAACACGAAGCATATGAGCTATGCCTTCATGCAGGACGGTATGGAAGGGCCGGAGGCGGGTGTTTAG
- a CDS encoding MFS transporter, translating into MGGRLRDVWLLNLSTFFFFLGISVVNPIISPFAITLRATPFLVGLVAGIASIISLISKPLGGLIGDRGYRFQAMILGNVLGMVAGLLYVSSALMGNLWVFAAARAIHGFSMGIFFPSSLSTAVDLAPEGRVGETLGWRGMMFSLGNIVGPALGGYLSDILGFVGAFTFTLIFALIGAAFVIPVWMGERGLQHKRVHTEHVGYSELLRPYFIAASLALFFFAFSYAGVITYLPAFYKTIGLPQRVFGLYMMVIGVASFIMRLIGGKTADRVGPIPVIRTGVFLVIAGYVVLIYHRLPYLSYISALLIGWGFGLSVPAMQLMALAPLPGRIRTMGSSVYTMFFDLGMLGGQVVLGYVAGVRGYTGVFPLLPFIAAASLIIVHAPLIMGGREK; encoded by the coding sequence GTGGGGGGCCGCCTTAGGGACGTCTGGCTGCTCAACCTGTCCACGTTTTTCTTCTTCCTGGGGATAAGCGTAGTGAACCCCATAATCTCGCCATTTGCGATCACGCTCCGTGCGACGCCGTTTCTCGTTGGCCTGGTAGCGGGCATAGCATCGATCATATCCTTGATTTCGAAGCCCCTCGGCGGCCTGATCGGGGACAGGGGCTACCGGTTCCAGGCCATGATACTGGGGAACGTCCTTGGGATGGTTGCGGGCCTCCTCTACGTGTCGTCCGCACTCATGGGGAACCTGTGGGTGTTTGCGGCGGCCAGGGCGATTCACGGGTTCTCAATGGGGATATTCTTCCCCTCCAGTCTCTCCACCGCCGTTGACCTCGCACCTGAGGGAAGGGTGGGGGAGACCCTCGGCTGGCGCGGCATGATGTTCTCCCTGGGCAACATCGTAGGGCCTGCCCTTGGCGGCTACCTCTCGGACATTCTGGGCTTTGTTGGGGCGTTCACCTTTACGCTCATATTTGCCCTCATCGGTGCCGCCTTCGTGATACCCGTTTGGATGGGTGAGCGGGGACTCCAGCACAAACGTGTTCACACGGAACATGTGGGTTACTCTGAACTTCTCCGCCCCTACTTCATAGCCGCCTCACTGGCCCTGTTTTTCTTTGCCTTCTCATACGCGGGCGTTATCACGTACCTACCGGCGTTTTACAAGACCATTGGCCTTCCCCAGAGGGTGTTCGGCCTCTACATGATGGTCATAGGGGTGGCGAGCTTTATAATGAGACTGATCGGGGGCAAGACTGCCGATAGGGTCGGTCCTATACCCGTTATAAGGACGGGGGTTTTCCTTGTCATTGCGGGGTACGTGGTTCTCATATACCACAGGCTTCCTTACCTGTCCTACATAAGCGCCCTTCTGATAGGTTGGGGGTTCGGCCTTTCGGTTCCGGCGATGCAGCTCATGGCCCTCGCCCCCCTGCCGGGGAGGATACGGACGATGGGTTCGAGTGTGTACACGATGTTCTTTGACCTCGGGATGCTTGGGGGACAGGTTGTCCTCGGCTACGTCGCAGGTGTGAGGGGGTACACTGGCGTCTTTCCACTGCTCCCCTTCATAGCGGCCGCATCACTTATAATAGTCCACGCGCCTCTCATCATGGGAGGTAGGGAGAAATGA
- a CDS encoding radical SAM protein: protein MKIRVSYGTAIEMGLIKARMLARPTTAYLMTYHDGRCRNNCAFCPQARGSEADLRRLSRITWPAFDVEEVVKNLPAGGFARICLQTVDYPSLVSDVIELLDLFQPLGIPVSVSITPVDRGTLMEFKSRGVDYIGVGLDVASERLYPEIKESLYSWDDMWRFTKDVIDVFGDGKALVHVIVGLGETDKELIGTIERAYSMGAWVSLFAFTPIRGTRLENAEPPSLARYRRIQVAHYLIKEGLAAPEDFEFDEKGSLVGFGIDVDELASVIPPEIFATHGCPGCNRPYYNERPKKEPYNFPKSPGKDYVRRVLQSIL, encoded by the coding sequence ATGAAGATCAGGGTCTCCTATGGAACCGCCATAGAGATGGGGCTGATAAAGGCCCGGATGCTGGCCAGGCCAACAACGGCGTATCTCATGACGTACCATGACGGCCGGTGCAGAAACAACTGTGCCTTCTGCCCCCAGGCTAGGGGAAGCGAGGCGGATCTCAGGCGGCTGTCCCGCATAACCTGGCCCGCCTTTGATGTTGAGGAAGTTGTTAAAAACCTTCCAGCGGGCGGTTTTGCGAGGATATGCCTCCAGACGGTTGACTACCCCAGCCTAGTCTCCGACGTTATTGAACTCCTCGATCTTTTCCAGCCCCTGGGCATTCCGGTCTCGGTCTCGATAACCCCTGTGGACAGGGGCACTCTAATGGAGTTCAAATCAAGGGGAGTTGACTACATAGGCGTCGGCCTCGACGTGGCCAGTGAGAGGCTCTATCCGGAAATCAAGGAGTCCCTTTACTCCTGGGACGACATGTGGCGCTTTACTAAAGATGTCATCGACGTCTTCGGCGATGGAAAAGCCCTCGTGCACGTGATAGTCGGGCTCGGAGAGACGGATAAGGAGCTCATTGGAACCATTGAGCGGGCATACTCAATGGGCGCCTGGGTTTCCCTCTTCGCGTTCACACCCATAAGGGGAACCCGCCTTGAGAACGCGGAACCCCCGAGCCTTGCCCGGTACAGGAGAATCCAGGTGGCCCACTACCTCATAAAGGAAGGACTCGCCGCGCCGGAGGACTTTGAGTTCGATGAGAAAGGTTCCCTCGTCGGGTTTGGGATCGATGTTGATGAGCTTGCCTCGGTGATTCCACCTGAGATATTCGCCACCCATGGCTGTCCGGGCTGTAACAGGCCGTACTACAATGAAAGGCCAAAGAAAGAGCCTTACAACTTCCCCAAAAGTCCGGGGAAAGACTACGTGAGGCGCGTCCTTCAGTCTATCCTTTGA
- a CDS encoding tetratricopeptide repeat protein translates to MMGIKYEPPKGREKIMRLFREAIEAENARDLERAKKKLDEIMELAKDEEPEFYFEACFRLAEIFLQEDNYSGAVKCALRAIHRAPNEDLYRLGIKRLGDILFIMKEEGRLGEVSEGMDVTLGLVKDNEELYRFVMALMKIARGEKVEEMFTLEEFNEILELLKG, encoded by the coding sequence ATGATGGGGATAAAATACGAACCTCCGAAGGGACGAGAAAAGATAATGAGGCTCTTTCGAGAGGCCATAGAGGCCGAAAACGCCAGAGACCTTGAGAGGGCAAAGAAAAAGCTCGACGAGATAATGGAGCTGGCCAAAGATGAGGAACCGGAGTTCTACTTCGAGGCATGCTTCAGGCTCGCGGAGATTTTTCTCCAGGAGGACAACTACAGCGGGGCGGTGAAGTGTGCCCTCCGGGCGATCCACCGCGCCCCCAATGAAGACCTCTACAGGCTGGGAATAAAGAGGCTCGGGGACATTCTGTTCATAATGAAGGAGGAGGGCAGGCTCGGGGAGGTTTCCGAGGGCATGGACGTTACGCTGGGTCTGGTGAAGGACAACGAGGAGCTTTACCGCTTCGTCATGGCGCTCATGAAAATAGCGAGGGGAGAAAAGGTCGAAGAGATGTTCACCCTGGAAGAGTTCAACGAGATACTGGAACTCCTCAAAGGATAG